A single genomic interval of Chitinophaga sp. 180180018-3 harbors:
- a CDS encoding LytTR family DNA-binding domain-containing protein, which translates to MEQLTIRCIITDDEPLAARGIQGYAEKIPFLEVAAVCEDAVELNSMLKQQPVDLLFLDIEMPYISGIEFLKSITNPPKVIFTTAYERYAIQGFELDVLDYLVKPISFERFLKAANKAFDYFSTRRNETDQPYFFIKADNKLEKVLFSEILFAEALGNYVAIYTTDRKIISHATLKSLQDGLPARLFLQPHKSFLVNITHISAIEGNTLHIGRHEVPISKYQKEEVLERIVNSRLLRK; encoded by the coding sequence ATGGAGCAATTAACGATACGCTGCATCATCACGGATGATGAGCCGCTGGCGGCCAGAGGCATCCAGGGATATGCGGAAAAAATACCTTTCCTGGAGGTAGCAGCCGTATGTGAAGATGCGGTGGAGCTGAATTCCATGCTGAAGCAGCAACCGGTAGACCTGTTGTTCCTGGACATAGAAATGCCTTACATCTCAGGGATCGAGTTCCTGAAAAGCATCACCAACCCGCCCAAAGTGATTTTTACCACTGCTTACGAACGGTACGCCATACAGGGTTTTGAGCTCGACGTGTTAGATTATCTCGTAAAGCCCATTTCGTTTGAGCGCTTCCTGAAGGCCGCCAATAAAGCATTTGATTACTTTTCCACCCGGAGAAATGAAACAGATCAGCCCTACTTTTTTATTAAGGCAGATAATAAACTGGAAAAAGTATTATTCAGCGAAATACTATTCGCGGAAGCCCTGGGCAATTATGTAGCCATCTACACCACCGACCGGAAGATCATTTCCCACGCTACGCTGAAATCGTTACAGGACGGTCTTCCTGCGCGTCTTTTCCTGCAACCCCATAAATCATTTCTCGTCAATATCACCCATATCAGTGCCATTGAAGGCAATACCCTGCACATCGGCCGGCACGAAGTGCCGATCAGCAAATACCAGAAGGAGGAGGTGCTGGAGCGGATTGTGAATAGCCGGCTGTTGAGGAAATGA
- a CDS encoding TonB-dependent receptor, producing the protein MRIATTLMLTAFISLSAAANAQKVTLSEKNSSLASVIRKLRSQTGYNFFYVKDNIDGAKPVTVDLVNVPLAEALKVIFADQPLTYLVDDKEITIKKKPAATEPAIVLADVHGKIVDEEGNPLPFVSIVIKGTQKGAITAADGTFTLHASNGDVLLASSIGYEPQEIKYTGQATIQFTLKRATNSLTDVVVIGYGAVKQKNLTGAVTTVKGKDLDVSASTSFQSALQGKAAGVQVVQPTGQPGAGVKVQIRSNPSYANAGVLYVVDGVPISDISADPGLKGSGQRYGTGGVDKSPLNFINPNDIASIEFLKDASAASIYGARAGAGVVLITTKKGNSGKSKVEYSGSYGAQNADKMYPVYGAADYMTQRNLFAQEMWSRNNKVAPYYGTVDPATAPAFRPVYSQGMIDSARGNTARATDAITRSGYTQQHNLSISGGNGKTTYFASGNYFDQKGVIIGTDYTRYNGRVSIDQAISDNFKVGANVILSNSTANNTVTGGQNENGGIVTSAIYWAPVQPLQLPDGSYPLSPYYPNIPNPLSYATVTDKTVSNRSLSSAFAEWTIIPGLKANARFSYDNYTTKRSSYFPRTFFYGSQVNGAASIAEADAKSTLLEYTLSYNKTFSPKHALSAVAGYSYQKTNNEGFNAANQNFLSDVLEYYNLGAGQADKPTVGSNRDEIIWASYFARAIYTYRGNITLQGSIRRDGSSVFAANKKWGYFPGVSAGWVISDESFMSQVKPVSFLKLRVGYGETGNSAFKSNDAQSSAFRNYGSVPIYFGNGNINSGVALNRDGNPNLTWETVGELNAGVDFGLFHNRLTGSVDYFNKNIRNLIAYVKYPIGFVIDGVFRNAGQTRSTGYEIALQSKNIVSESGFSWSTSVNFSHYLSYWVKRSPEALAALQKYEIPTGKDALFNPYFGYLSEGIYKGDKGSMPAWMPGMLPGGIILKDIHGFDASGKVVGPDGAITAADKTYIGNQDPRFNFGIGNQFSYKNFDLSIFFSGLVQKKWSPYLAGRITENTMGSFGFNAMPISSSRWSFQNPNGNFPTSLTDGSYSQYQNEANYWLVDASFLRCRNITLGYSLPAKVMEKQHLFSGVRFSFDVQNPFTITKYPGLDPELNGDNFYPLIKSYVFGVNVSF; encoded by the coding sequence ATGCGAATTGCAACTACACTGATGCTTACGGCTTTTATCAGCCTGTCTGCTGCAGCCAACGCTCAGAAGGTCACCCTTTCTGAGAAGAACAGTTCGCTGGCATCCGTGATACGCAAGCTTAGGAGCCAGACGGGTTACAACTTCTTCTACGTGAAAGATAACATTGATGGAGCCAAACCGGTTACCGTAGATCTGGTCAATGTGCCGCTGGCAGAGGCTTTGAAAGTCATTTTTGCTGACCAGCCGCTTACTTATCTCGTAGATGATAAGGAAATCACCATTAAAAAGAAACCCGCCGCCACAGAGCCTGCGATCGTGCTGGCAGATGTACACGGTAAAATAGTGGATGAAGAAGGCAACCCACTGCCTTTTGTAAGCATCGTCATAAAAGGTACCCAGAAAGGAGCCATCACCGCTGCCGACGGTACTTTCACCCTGCACGCCAGCAACGGCGATGTACTGCTGGCCAGCTCCATAGGATACGAGCCACAGGAGATCAAATATACCGGCCAGGCAACTATTCAGTTTACACTGAAACGTGCTACCAACAGTCTGACCGATGTAGTCGTGATCGGTTATGGCGCCGTTAAACAAAAGAACCTGACTGGCGCCGTTACTACGGTGAAAGGAAAAGACCTGGACGTATCAGCGTCTACCAGCTTCCAGTCGGCCCTTCAGGGTAAAGCAGCCGGCGTGCAGGTGGTACAACCTACCGGTCAGCCAGGTGCAGGTGTAAAAGTACAGATCAGGAGCAATCCTTCTTATGCCAATGCCGGTGTACTGTATGTGGTGGATGGTGTTCCTATCAGCGATATTTCTGCTGATCCGGGACTGAAAGGAAGCGGACAAAGGTATGGTACCGGTGGCGTGGATAAATCGCCCCTGAACTTTATCAATCCTAACGATATTGCTTCTATTGAGTTTTTGAAAGATGCGAGTGCGGCATCTATTTATGGCGCCCGCGCCGGTGCAGGGGTAGTGCTGATCACCACCAAGAAAGGTAACTCCGGTAAATCCAAAGTGGAATACTCCGGTTCCTATGGTGCGCAAAACGCTGATAAGATGTACCCGGTGTACGGCGCAGCAGATTATATGACACAGCGTAATCTCTTCGCCCAGGAAATGTGGTCGAGGAATAATAAGGTGGCTCCATATTATGGTACAGTAGATCCTGCTACAGCGCCGGCTTTCCGTCCGGTCTATTCTCAGGGTATGATCGATTCTGCCCGCGGTAACACCGCGAGAGCTACTGATGCTATCACCCGCTCAGGCTATACACAACAGCATAACCTGTCTATTTCCGGCGGAAACGGAAAAACCACCTACTTTGCTTCCGGTAACTATTTCGATCAGAAAGGGGTTATCATCGGTACCGATTATACAAGATATAACGGCAGGGTAAGCATTGATCAGGCAATTTCCGACAATTTCAAAGTAGGCGCCAATGTGATTCTTTCTAATTCAACCGCTAATAATACTGTTACCGGTGGACAAAATGAGAATGGTGGTATCGTTACTTCTGCCATTTACTGGGCTCCTGTACAACCGCTGCAGCTGCCTGATGGCAGCTATCCGCTGAGTCCATACTATCCGAATATTCCCAACCCGCTGTCTTATGCTACCGTGACCGATAAAACGGTTTCTAACCGCTCATTGAGCAGCGCGTTCGCAGAGTGGACTATCATCCCTGGTCTGAAAGCCAATGCCCGCTTTAGTTACGACAATTATACCACTAAGAGGTCTTCTTATTTCCCAAGAACATTTTTCTATGGTTCACAGGTGAATGGTGCTGCCAGCATTGCTGAAGCAGATGCTAAATCTACCCTGTTGGAGTATACCCTGTCCTATAACAAAACATTCTCCCCCAAACACGCACTGAGCGCTGTTGCGGGATATAGCTACCAGAAAACCAATAATGAAGGATTCAATGCGGCCAATCAGAATTTCCTGTCGGATGTACTGGAATATTACAACCTGGGCGCCGGTCAGGCCGACAAACCTACAGTAGGTTCCAACAGAGATGAAATTATCTGGGCTTCCTATTTTGCAAGGGCTATCTATACCTATAGGGGCAATATCACGTTACAGGGTTCTATCCGCCGCGACGGATCGTCTGTATTTGCAGCCAATAAGAAATGGGGATACTTCCCCGGTGTATCTGCCGGCTGGGTGATCTCTGATGAATCTTTTATGTCGCAGGTGAAGCCCGTTTCCTTCCTGAAACTGAGAGTGGGCTACGGGGAAACAGGTAACAGTGCCTTCAAATCGAATGATGCACAATCCAGTGCCTTCAGAAATTATGGCAGCGTTCCCATCTATTTCGGAAACGGTAATATCAATTCAGGCGTGGCACTGAACCGCGATGGTAACCCGAATCTTACCTGGGAAACAGTAGGCGAACTGAATGCCGGCGTGGATTTCGGTTTATTCCATAACCGTCTGACCGGATCCGTCGACTACTTTAATAAGAATATCCGCAACCTGATCGCCTATGTTAAATACCCGATCGGTTTCGTGATCGATGGTGTATTCCGTAACGCAGGTCAGACCCGTTCTACTGGTTATGAAATCGCATTGCAGAGCAAGAATATCGTTTCTGAGAGTGGGTTCTCATGGTCTACCAGCGTGAACTTTTCACATTACCTGAGCTATTGGGTAAAAAGATCTCCGGAAGCACTGGCTGCCTTGCAGAAGTATGAAATCCCAACCGGTAAAGATGCGTTATTCAATCCTTATTTCGGTTATCTCTCTGAAGGTATCTACAAGGGAGATAAAGGTTCCATGCCTGCCTGGATGCCGGGTATGTTGCCCGGAGGTATTATCCTGAAAGATATTCACGGCTTTGATGCTTCCGGCAAGGTAGTAGGCCCCGATGGCGCCATCACTGCGGCAGATAAAACGTATATCGGTAACCAGGATCCCCGTTTCAACTTTGGTATCGGTAACCAGTTCAGCTACAAAAACTTTGACCTGAGCATTTTCTTCTCTGGTCTTGTACAGAAGAAATGGTCGCCATACCTCGCCGGCAGAATAACTGAGAACACCATGGGGTCTTTCGGCTTCAATGCAATGCCGATATCTTCCAGCCGCTGGAGCTTCCAGAATCCGAACGGAAATTTCCCGACTTCTTTAACAGATGGTTCTTATTCTCAATACCAGAACGAAGCTAACTACTGGCTGGTAGATGCATCTTTCCTGCGTTGCCGGAATATCACCCTGGGTTACTCTCTGCCCGCCAAAGTAATGGAAAAACAGCACCTGTTTTCCGGAGTACGCTTCTCATTCGACGTGCAGAACCCGTTCACTATTACCAAATATCCGGGACTGGATCCGGAACTGAATGGCGATAACTTCTATCCGCTGATTAAAAGTTATGTGTTTGGTGTAAATGTATCATTCTAA
- a CDS encoding helix-turn-helix domain-containing protein: MRDPKLHCPLTFAVKAISGKWKLYILSLLSDGKVKRYGEFRNNFEHLTEKMLTSQLRELERDGIISRTVYPEVPPRVEYQLTELGKKLCKVFDVLYDWGVEYMKERKQEELVRLEQAGVHLEDGGGESI, from the coding sequence ATGAGAGATCCAAAATTACATTGTCCTTTAACCTTTGCGGTGAAGGCCATTAGTGGGAAATGGAAACTATATATTTTAAGTTTATTATCAGATGGGAAAGTAAAGCGATATGGAGAGTTCAGAAACAATTTTGAACACCTCACCGAGAAAATGCTCACCAGTCAGCTGCGGGAGCTGGAGCGCGATGGCATCATTTCACGGACCGTATATCCCGAAGTACCGCCCCGGGTGGAGTATCAGCTAACAGAGCTGGGAAAGAAACTGTGTAAGGTGTTTGATGTGTTGTATGACTGGGGCGTGGAGTATATGAAGGAGCGGAAGCAGGAAGAGTTGGTACGGTTGGAGCAGGCGGGAGTTCATTTGGAGGATGGGGGAGGTGAATCTATTTAG
- a CDS encoding RagB/SusD family nutrient uptake outer membrane protein encodes MKKIYHKLVLPVKISACLLGGVVAFSGCEKGLEYKSYGDLSSVVGTKEGAQAEVNAIYKGLAGGSDWQGGWDAGTYAWRTQAMMTTDEGVCAWGGNWIPLRNLNYNPDFDWVTHNYTRYMPYLSQIAITLADVDKASIDADLKKRYIGELKGLRAHFAEMLYFNYGPITIVTDAQVAANPYTPYVPRPTSDVVVAQIEKDYQDAAASLPNKFTGQDYGRFSKGAALTGLMKLYMHEKSWAKAVATGQAITQLGYTLTPNYEDNFNINNKAGKSSEIILAVVCSPTGGDQFTNMWLAHSLPSDYKDSTGIPLTAWGGYKMPWTSYDKFDKADKRLKVLLESYPVDKTADGKVIYKNARTAGQLGAVPMKFGPDPSKASSQNSGVDLPIYRYADVLLMLAESINEANGAPNQDAYNAINAVRERAGLGDLSMGLSKTQFLAKIQDERLFELWGEGCRRDDLIRWNMFIQRAVNDGSSTAQSYKVLFPLPRVVITQSNGVIKQNEGYN; translated from the coding sequence ATGAAAAAGATATATCATAAACTCGTTTTACCGGTAAAAATTTCCGCTTGCCTGCTGGGTGGTGTGGTCGCTTTCAGCGGATGTGAAAAAGGATTGGAGTATAAAAGTTATGGAGACCTGAGTTCCGTTGTAGGTACCAAAGAAGGCGCACAGGCAGAAGTGAATGCTATTTACAAAGGCCTGGCAGGCGGCAGCGACTGGCAGGGTGGATGGGATGCCGGCACGTATGCCTGGCGTACACAGGCCATGATGACTACCGACGAAGGCGTATGTGCCTGGGGCGGTAACTGGATTCCGCTGCGGAATCTCAACTACAACCCGGATTTCGACTGGGTAACGCATAACTATACACGTTATATGCCTTACCTCTCACAAATCGCCATCACCCTGGCGGATGTTGATAAAGCATCTATCGATGCAGATCTTAAAAAGAGATATATCGGTGAGCTTAAAGGTCTGCGTGCGCATTTCGCAGAAATGCTGTACTTCAACTATGGGCCCATCACCATCGTAACAGATGCGCAGGTAGCAGCGAATCCTTATACTCCTTATGTGCCCCGGCCAACCAGCGATGTGGTGGTAGCACAGATCGAGAAAGATTACCAGGATGCCGCGGCTTCTTTACCCAATAAATTCACCGGGCAGGACTACGGCCGCTTTTCCAAGGGAGCTGCATTAACAGGACTGATGAAACTGTATATGCATGAAAAAAGCTGGGCTAAAGCAGTAGCCACCGGCCAGGCAATCACCCAGCTGGGATACACCCTGACTCCCAACTACGAGGATAACTTCAATATCAATAACAAAGCAGGTAAATCCAGCGAAATCATCCTGGCAGTAGTGTGCTCTCCTACAGGAGGCGATCAGTTCACCAACATGTGGCTGGCGCATTCTCTGCCTTCTGATTACAAAGATTCAACCGGTATACCGCTGACAGCCTGGGGTGGATACAAAATGCCCTGGACCAGCTACGATAAATTTGATAAAGCCGACAAGCGCCTGAAAGTACTGCTGGAATCTTATCCGGTAGATAAAACAGCCGATGGCAAAGTCATCTATAAAAACGCCAGAACAGCAGGCCAGCTGGGAGCAGTGCCGATGAAATTCGGTCCCGATCCTTCTAAAGCCAGCTCTCAGAACAGTGGCGTAGACTTACCCATATACCGTTATGCAGACGTATTGCTGATGCTGGCCGAAAGTATCAACGAAGCCAACGGCGCTCCTAACCAGGATGCGTACAACGCTATCAACGCAGTAAGGGAAAGAGCCGGCCTCGGCGATCTTTCAATGGGATTATCCAAAACCCAGTTCCTCGCCAAAATCCAGGACGAACGCCTGTTTGAGCTCTGGGGCGAAGGATGCAGAAGGGATGACCTGATCCGCTGGAATATGTTCATACAGCGTGCTGTCAACGATGGCTCCTCCACAGCTCAGTCTTACAAAGTATTGTTCCCGCTGCCACGTGTGGTGATCACACAAAGCAACGGTGTTATCAAACAAAATGAAGGGTATAACTAA
- a CDS encoding PIN domain-containing protein produces the protein MKPMNDNVFLDSNILVYSYSNSEISKQEVSRKLITDNNSFISTQVLQELCNIVTRKFQFSYTQAAMAIKECCQNNNLHTNTENTILQACQIADKYGFSFYDSLIISAALESNCSVLYSEDLHNGQVINGKITIKNPFK, from the coding sequence ATGAAGCCAATGAACGATAATGTTTTTCTCGATAGCAATATCCTGGTTTATTCTTATTCCAATTCGGAAATAAGTAAACAAGAAGTTTCGCGAAAATTAATAACTGATAACAATTCTTTTATTAGTACCCAGGTTTTGCAGGAACTATGCAATATTGTCACCCGTAAATTCCAATTTAGCTATACACAGGCTGCAATGGCAATAAAAGAATGTTGCCAAAACAATAACCTTCATACCAATACTGAAAATACTATTTTGCAAGCATGTCAAATAGCCGACAAGTACGGTTTCTCCTTTTATGATAGTTTGATTATATCTGCTGCCCTGGAAAGTAATTGCAGTGTCCTCTATTCGGAAGATTTACATAACGGCCAGGTCATCAATGGAAAGATTACAATTAAAAATCCTTTCAAATAA
- a CDS encoding MBL fold metallo-hydrolase, giving the protein MKKLALFAAILFKTFTSSAATASDAITIQLIRSATVKVHYQHVTLLVDPILGDKGTEPPIFFSNDVPNPTIDLPFSREQVIKDVNAVLLTHYHPDHFDEAAEKFLPKDMLIFCQPGEDKKLQEKGFTNTRVIDSSLTWEGISITRFRASHHQGANGAPPFGESSSYYLKTKEASVFFTGDAILDERLKASLNATHPPVVIANTGQCHFTKENPVLAPGIPMTLTAEELKSITQLLPATKVVAVHMDGINHCSLTKSELRKYIAEEQLGSRIVVPGEGEILRYSQLVKK; this is encoded by the coding sequence ATGAAAAAGTTAGCATTATTTGCTGCGATATTATTCAAGACCTTTACTTCTTCAGCAGCTACGGCATCCGATGCGATAACCATCCAGTTAATCAGAAGCGCTACGGTGAAAGTACATTACCAGCATGTGACATTGCTTGTAGACCCGATACTCGGAGACAAAGGTACGGAACCGCCGATTTTTTTCTCCAACGACGTTCCCAATCCCACTATCGACCTGCCTTTCAGCAGGGAGCAGGTTATCAAAGATGTAAATGCAGTGTTGCTAACCCATTACCATCCTGATCATTTTGATGAAGCAGCAGAAAAGTTTTTACCGAAGGATATGCTGATCTTTTGTCAACCTGGGGAAGATAAAAAACTGCAGGAAAAAGGATTTACCAATACGCGCGTAATCGACAGCAGTCTCACCTGGGAAGGGATCTCCATTACGCGGTTCCGGGCCAGCCATCACCAGGGCGCTAATGGAGCACCTCCATTCGGTGAATCATCTTCCTACTATCTGAAAACGAAAGAAGCATCCGTATTCTTTACCGGCGATGCTATCCTGGATGAGCGCCTGAAAGCCTCCCTGAACGCCACTCATCCGCCGGTGGTCATCGCCAATACCGGACAATGCCACTTCACTAAAGAAAATCCGGTACTGGCTCCGGGTATCCCTATGACGCTGACTGCAGAAGAACTGAAAAGTATCACGCAGCTATTGCCGGCAACAAAGGTAGTGGCAGTACATATGGATGGCATCAACCATTGCAGCCTTACAAAAAGTGAACTGAGAAAATATATTGCGGAAGAGCAATTGGGCAGCAGGATCGTTGTGCCCGGTGAAGGAGAAATACTGCGTTATTCGCAGCTGGTCAAAAAGTGA
- a CDS encoding RNA polymerase sigma-70 factor, whose translation MLPTIMWNYSELSDAELLLLVKNGEGNAFSEVYSRHFRPLYLYAYNILNNEEECCDAIQEIFVWLWENRTNLEIASLKGYLMASVKYRLARIIQTSKRRAEILASGTAPATFALIDDDIEVKELRRVINEFTETLPERAREIFRLSRLQHFSNKEIAARMGISEKTVENQITIALKKLRSDLSRKMISFLLM comes from the coding sequence ATGTTGCCAACGATTATGTGGAATTATAGTGAACTTAGTGACGCGGAATTACTTCTCTTGGTGAAGAATGGGGAGGGGAATGCCTTTAGCGAGGTGTATTCCCGCCATTTCCGGCCGCTTTACCTGTATGCCTATAATATCCTCAACAACGAAGAAGAATGCTGTGATGCCATACAGGAGATATTTGTATGGCTTTGGGAAAACCGGACGAACCTGGAAATAGCCTCCCTGAAAGGCTACCTGATGGCCTCTGTTAAGTACCGCCTGGCCCGGATTATACAAACTTCCAAACGACGGGCAGAAATCCTCGCCTCCGGCACAGCACCTGCCACCTTTGCCCTGATTGATGACGATATAGAGGTAAAAGAACTCCGCAGAGTCATTAATGAATTTACCGAAACCCTGCCAGAACGTGCCCGGGAAATATTCCGTCTCAGCCGCCTGCAACATTTTTCCAACAAGGAAATAGCCGCCCGGATGGGCATTTCTGAGAAAACCGTTGAAAACCAGATCACCATTGCCCTGAAAAAACTTCGTTCAGACCTGTCCAGAAAAATGATCTCCTTCCTCCTGATGTAA
- a CDS encoding FecR domain-containing protein, producing MNEERLASIIARIADNTATDEDLALYNAWCNQMQQTGRVVNDHHLALTEARTLEQIRKRTGQAGNRGVIRRLAAAAALTGVLVGGIYAYHHMNGTRQTPATSQISNNDIASGKNMATLTLANGKKIILADSKAGKLAEEKGAEVAKTANGSLEYRPVASNGNEAPQFNVLNTGRGEQYQITLSDGTRVWLNAATSLRFPATFSKNGSRVVEVTGEAYFEVTQDPSHPFIIHTPKQEIKVLGTSFNVNNYQDEPFAKTTLLTGAVSINDKLLKPGQQAISDNKGMLRIAAVSPEAIVAWKNGYFEFNDENIYDIMRKIARWYDVEVVYEGTIPVNGMEGTISRFENVSKVLGTIEKAGLLKFRIDKRKIYVSKY from the coding sequence ATGAATGAAGAACGTTTAGCTTCCATTATTGCGCGTATCGCTGATAATACCGCTACAGATGAGGATCTGGCGCTGTATAATGCCTGGTGTAATCAAATGCAGCAGACCGGTCGTGTTGTCAACGATCACCACCTGGCACTCACCGAAGCACGTACCCTGGAACAGATACGGAAGCGGACGGGACAAGCCGGCAACCGGGGAGTTATTCGTCGCCTCGCTGCAGCTGCCGCCCTTACAGGGGTACTGGTGGGTGGTATATATGCCTACCACCATATGAACGGCACGCGGCAGACGCCTGCCACCAGCCAGATTAGCAACAATGATATCGCCTCCGGAAAAAATATGGCTACCCTAACCCTGGCCAACGGTAAGAAAATCATCCTGGCCGATTCCAAAGCAGGCAAACTCGCCGAAGAGAAAGGGGCCGAAGTCGCCAAAACAGCTAACGGTTCATTGGAATACCGCCCCGTTGCCAGCAACGGGAACGAGGCGCCCCAGTTTAATGTGCTCAATACCGGGCGCGGAGAACAATATCAGATCACGCTCTCAGATGGTACACGGGTATGGCTGAATGCCGCTACCTCACTGCGTTTTCCAGCCACATTCAGTAAAAATGGCAGCCGGGTAGTAGAAGTTACCGGCGAAGCTTATTTCGAAGTCACACAAGACCCATCACATCCTTTTATTATACATACACCTAAACAGGAGATAAAAGTGCTGGGAACCAGCTTTAATGTGAACAACTACCAGGATGAACCTTTCGCCAAAACAACACTGCTGACAGGAGCTGTCAGCATCAACGATAAATTGCTCAAACCTGGTCAGCAGGCGATCAGCGACAATAAGGGGATGCTGCGCATCGCTGCCGTTTCGCCGGAAGCCATAGTAGCCTGGAAGAACGGCTATTTCGAATTCAACGACGAGAACATCTATGATATCATGCGCAAAATTGCACGCTGGTACGACGTAGAGGTGGTTTATGAAGGTACCATTCCTGTCAACGGTATGGAAGGCACCATTTCCCGTTTCGAAAATGTGTCCAAAGTGCTGGGTACTATAGAAAAAGCCGGATTGTTGAAATTCAGGATAGACAAAAGAAAAATATATGTAAGCAAATACTGA
- a CDS encoding family 16 glycosylhydrolase, with protein sequence MKRLFYLLFLISSDLWAQEIPAPTDLQLTGTRSWVKAGWKDNAENETGYNVYWSVNGHKPATPSATLPANTNHYYIQQVAANKNYHVWIEAVAGNRRSKALTGTVTATTQWTLDTTAASHLDIASSAAVPEGMQLFWHDEFNDELLDRNKWHTVYYSNIDFLKKDNFQEMRNGTLPEAAYSFTGHSINIFTNDSLPAKAYYPANGRKISSIQTYDWGTNDNLLDNSRGGYFEVRVRRSYTGHPAGLNTAFWFDSPGPDLKYYLQEGTTLEGTAGIRPKGQVFEIDVFENLDAQFVMHGHVDKNGRFIHNLATHIAEGFTHRDNWVVHGILWTPNSIKHYINGQLIKAYTDPHQVYSPNHFMNVFLGSYGGGGSVNMEVDYIRGYQWLLEGGNELPNPGFEANNNLLPWEGTGTLSAGVKRNGQHALLLKPGQEITQYVYLNNDAAYQLSYWAQGSSELYATVNNVKLVTGELQQAAEQHKTGKSTFTENKFFFKTGKEYGNNTKTVKISFTNRGSADIILDDVDVRKAGK encoded by the coding sequence ATGAAACGACTGTTCTATTTACTTTTTTTAATATCATCCGATCTGTGGGCGCAGGAAATACCTGCGCCTACTGATCTTCAGCTGACAGGCACCCGGAGCTGGGTCAAAGCCGGCTGGAAAGATAATGCTGAAAATGAAACGGGGTATAATGTGTATTGGTCTGTTAACGGTCATAAACCAGCCACTCCGTCTGCCACCCTGCCGGCCAACACTAATCACTACTATATTCAACAGGTAGCGGCCAATAAAAATTACCACGTTTGGATAGAGGCAGTAGCTGGCAATCGCCGGAGCAAAGCCCTCACCGGAACGGTTACCGCCACTACCCAATGGACACTGGATACTACTGCAGCCAGTCATCTCGATATTGCCAGCTCTGCAGCCGTACCGGAAGGTATGCAGCTCTTCTGGCACGATGAGTTCAACGACGAACTGCTGGACCGCAACAAATGGCATACCGTCTATTATTCCAATATCGATTTCCTGAAGAAGGATAACTTTCAGGAAATGCGGAATGGCACATTACCGGAAGCAGCCTATTCCTTCACCGGGCATTCCATCAATATTTTCACCAACGATTCGCTGCCGGCGAAAGCATATTACCCGGCCAATGGAAGAAAAATATCCTCCATCCAGACATACGACTGGGGTACTAATGACAACCTGCTCGATAATAGTCGCGGTGGCTATTTCGAAGTAAGGGTAAGACGCAGCTACACCGGTCATCCTGCAGGGCTGAACACTGCCTTCTGGTTCGACTCGCCCGGGCCGGATCTGAAATACTACCTGCAGGAGGGAACTACGCTGGAAGGTACCGCAGGGATAAGGCCTAAAGGACAGGTGTTCGAAATAGATGTATTTGAAAACCTGGACGCTCAGTTTGTGATGCATGGCCATGTCGATAAAAACGGGCGCTTTATTCACAACCTGGCTACACATATCGCTGAAGGTTTTACGCATCGCGATAACTGGGTAGTACATGGCATATTATGGACGCCCAACAGCATTAAACATTACATCAACGGACAGCTGATCAAAGCTTATACAGACCCACATCAGGTATATTCCCCCAATCACTTCATGAACGTATTCCTGGGTAGCTATGGCGGCGGAGGAAGTGTGAATATGGAAGTAGATTACATTCGCGGATATCAGTGGCTACTGGAAGGTGGAAACGAATTGCCCAATCCGGGATTTGAAGCCAATAACAACCTGCTGCCCTGGGAAGGGACTGGTACTTTATCGGCCGGGGTGAAAAGGAATGGTCAGCATGCCCTGTTACTCAAGCCTGGCCAGGAAATAACGCAATATGTTTACCTGAACAACGATGCCGCCTACCAGTTGTCGTACTGGGCGCAGGGTAGCAGCGAATTGTACGCCACCGTGAACAATGTGAAGCTGGTGACCGGGGAATTGCAGCAGGCGGCTGAACAACATAAAACGGGAAAAAGCACTTTTACTGAAAACAAGTTTTTCTTTAAAACAGGGAAAGAGTACGGTAACAATACGAAAACCGTAAAGATCAGTTTCACCAACCGGGGTAGTGCTGATATTATACTGGACGATGTGGATGTACGGAAAGCCGGTAAATAA